The sequence TAGAGCGAGTCGGGGTTCGCCGCCAGGTAGATACGGTCGTCGGGGACGTTGAACTTCTCGATAACGTGAGTGAACATCGGGCCGATGGGGCCGAAGTTCTCGATATCCCAGAAGAGGTAAGCCTTCCGCGTGCGCACACGGCGTTTCTGGTTGAGCAGTTTCAGCCTCTTGGAGATGTTAAGGTGGACATGGGCGTTGTCGTTGGTCAGCTCGATCTGCAGTTTCAGCGCCTCCGCCTCCGCCGTATCGAATCCCAGCACCTTCCCCATGTCGATGAAGAGCTGCAGCTCGACCTGTTCAGCCTGCGCCCCGCCCTTCTGGTAACGCCCCAGCGCCTTGATCTTCTCCGCGGAGAAGAGCAGCGAAAGCGTCGGCGGTTTCTGCTGTGTATAGGCTTTTTTAACGGCGTTAAAGATGGCGTAGGCGTTTGGAGTCTCCGGCATCTCGACCGTGCCTTTGACCTCGTCGCCGATGATGATTTTTTTCATTGCAGTGGATTATAGGCCAAGAGGATAAAAGCGGCCTGATGATTTTGGGAAACGGCCGGTAGGAAACCGGCCGTTCAGGAGAAAAAGATTGAAAAGTGCCCCTCGGGCACTTTTACGGGAAGATCACCGGTCCGCCGGGTACAACCCGGACGAACACCATATCGCCGCCGACCGTCATGTAATTGTTGGTCGCATCGAAACTGACCGTCAGGTTGACCGGGACCTGTGAACCGAGGGTGTCATCGACCGTCAGGCCGAACTCCATGTTCGTATCGCCGGCGATGGTATCGCATCCGGAGGTATCGGTGTCGGTACAGACCGCTCCTTCGTCCGTCGTGGCAGCCGGCGTCATCGTTACCGTATTATTCGCCTCGACCACATAGGTACCGAACTCCGTCATGTTGTAGCGACCGACGGTCCCCGGTTCGGTCCCGACGACTTCCGAACCGTAACTGTCATCAATATCGGCGACCATGTAGTTGCCCGCACCGTCGAGGACCATAATGACGAACTTGATGTTGCCGGTCGTCGACTGGTTGACGATCCAGGCCCCTGCTTCCGTGCTAATCGCACTGCTCAGGCGGTTGAAGACCGCGCTCCCGTCGATACTGGTCAGCGTTGCCGTGTCATTGCCGTTATCGCTGACCGTGGCCCCCACAGCTGTGTCGCCGGCATTGGTGTTGATCAATGGGGAGGCCGAGGTGAAGTTGCCAGAGGCGTCTAGGGTGTACTGCCCTACTTCCACACCGCCGATGACGCCGTTCGTACCCAGGACCTGCTGAACCGCCATGTATTTGTCATTGTCGGCGATAATCAGGAGAGCGTCCATCGTCGTGGTACCGCCCAGTGCCCAGGCACCGACCAGTGTCGCATCGTTCGCGGTCGTAGGCGTGCTGCTGCCCCCTCCGCTCATAAAGTATGCAATCAACGCGTCGCGGGCAATCGCGTTGAACTTCATTTCGATATCGCCCGTGAAGGCCGGATTTTTATCGCCTCCGGTAACGTAATCACTGATACCATCATTTTTGACCGTCGCGGCGTACGGCATCGACCTGCTCGGCAGATCAACGACGATAATATGTCCATTGATCCCGTCGTCCTGTACATACCATGTGCCGCTCTCAACAACAGACGGGACCTGTGGATTGCTGAAGTCTATCAGCATCGCCGTACCGTTGCTGTTGATGTCCGTGTAGCTGTCGCCGGCACCAAACTGGATGCCGGTGTTGCCATTGACGTCGAAGACGTACCCGCTCAGCCCGCCCTGGTTTGCTGCGACGAAGTCCGCCAGGTTCGTGAATGTCATAGAGGAGTAATTGATGTCATATGATGTCAGCGTGTGATAAAAATCGAACTCGTCGCTCAGGCGCAGATGCGCCGGGCGGTAACCCATCGAACCGGCCGGCATCGTGATGCCGAACATCGCTTCAAGGGCCGCCTGATCATAGACGTCCCCCAGATGCGCATAGAGGTGACCGCTCGGCGGGATACTGATATTGAGCTCTGTTCCACCTGAAATGACGGTGTAGGCGTTGCTGTCCATCACAGTACCATTAATATCTTTGAAGAGTACCGTGCCATTCGCGTCAACATAGACGGCATCGGAATCGACGGCATAGACCACGCCGTTTCCGTCCGTCTGCGGCCAGACGCCCCACAGTTCCAAGCCGAAGAGATCGGAGACCTGCGCCTTGGTGAGTCCATCCCATTCAGCTTTACTGTTGATATACGTATTAGAAATTGCCCAGTAATCATCGACCGTCATCGGCGGCGCCGGCGGCGTGTAGTTTGCAAACGCTGACAGAATGTCGTTCATCGCCGTCTGATTATACCCGGCCCCATCACCGCCTACGATAAAGTCCGTCATCGGAGGATTGTACGCACCCCAATAGACCTGGCCGTTATGGATCAGCGTAAAGGAAGGTTCGCCTTCATTGTACAACGCATAGTCGACCAGGCTCGTATTCAGATCCGTACGGACGATCAGGTTCGTGTCATTAGGCAGGGTATCGACCCACCATGTACCGACAACCTCGCTGTTATTACCGTCGATGACAAGATTACCCGTCATGCCGAGCGTCAGTGTCGTAATGTCAGACCCGTTGCTGTCCACGGCGGCGCTACCGCCGGCATTTTTCTGCGTGACGATTGCCGATTGCCACGGCCATGATCCGGTAGTCCAATAGAACGTTCCGTCGGCATTCATATGGTCTTCAAGCGTCGTATAGCCCAGGCCATTACTCCAGTGTGTATAGAAGATCTCAGTGACTGCCTTATAGAGAAGTTCATGCTGTTTCGCGCCGCTGGAGAATGTGACAGGCATCGTCGTTCCACTGCCGGTTGGGATATCCAACGTCTGGCCGCTCAGGTCCGTCACCGTTCCGATACGAATCGCTTCGTGCTGGAAGGAGAGCGTCAATGCATCCGCGCTGATCGTGTAATCGATCTGCAGATCGGAGTCCGGGACCCAGACGGCGTTGATTTCATCCCATGTCACCATATTCGGATCGATCGGGACCTCACTCCAGTTGTTGTCAACAGTGTGAATATAGGTCAGTCTGTCGATTGCCCCATTGTTGAGCAGGTGCTGCGTGTACATCGGCACGTTTGCCGTGCCGTTATCCTCCAGCCAGTAATCATACAGATACTGTCCGTCGTAGAAACTGTAATCTGTCAGGACAGGATCGGCGACGACATTGACGGTAAAGGTCTCCTGGGCGGTAAGAATACCGTCGCTGACGGTCACCGTCACCGTTGCCGTACCGATACCGGTCGGGTCGACCGCCACCGTCGTACCGTTCGCCGAAACCGAGGCGACGCCCGTATTGGAGGATACAGCGTCCAGCGTCAGCGCATCGCCGTCAACATCGGCAATGGAAACCGGTACTTCATAGATCGGTGCGCTGACCGCCACTGCCGGCGGGTTGCCGATGGGGTCGATCGTCGGGGCGTCGTTGACCGGAGCGACCGTGACCGTGACCGTCGCCGGGAGCGAAGTCGCGCCCTGGTTATCCTGGATCGTGTAGGTAAAGCTGTCCGTACCGTTGAAGTTGGCATTCGGCATGTAGGTCACAACACCCGTCGTCGGGTTGACGCTCAGGTTGCCGTCCGTCGCTCCGAAGGCCGCCACTGTCATAGCATCCACCGAGCCGTCGCTGTCGCTGGTGTGTGCCACCACGTCGATCAGCACCGCCGTGTCCTCATCGGTACTGACCGCAAAGTCACCCGCGACGGGCGAGAGGTTGGCGACGACACTGATAGTGACCGTTGCCGGGGCGCTCGTCAGTGTGCCGTCGGAGACCTCATAATCGAAGGTAAAGTTGCCTTCGGACGCGCTGGTGAAAGTAAAGGTACCGTCGCTGTTGAGCGTCAGCCCGGCAAGCGTTCCGACCTGCGTGAAGGTCAGGGTGTCGCCGACATCGATATCCGATGCATACGGACTGAGGTCGCCGTCAAGCAGGGTGTTCGTCGGCACCTGGAATGATGCAGCCGACGCCGTCGGGGCGTCGTTGACGTTAATGACTTCCAGGTCGAAGGCTGCCAGCGATGCCGTCAGCAGCGAGTCGGAGACGGAGATGACGATCCCCGTGGTCGTGCCGACATCGGCATTGCCCGGAGTGCCGGAGAGTGCTCCTGTCGCTGTGTCAAATGTCGCCCAGGAAGGCTTGTTTTGAATGCTGAAAGTCAGCGTGTCGCCGTCGATATCACCCGCACCCGGCGTAAAGCTGTACGGCGCATCCTGGTTCACCGACGTGGCCGGCGTTCCGCTGATCGTCGGTGCGTCGTTCACGTTGACGACGGTGACGGAGAAGAGCGGGAGAGAGACAGTGGCTATACCGTCGGTCACCGAGATATTGATGTCCGCGGTCGTACCGACGTCGCCGTTGCCCGGCGTACCCGTCAGCGCCCCCGTTGCCGGGTCGAACGCCGCCCATGCGGGCGGGTTGGCGATGCTGAAGGTCAGCGTATCGCCGTCGACGTCACCGGAAGAAGGCGTAAAGCTGTACGGCGCGTCCTGGTCAACCGACGTCGTCGGCGTACCGCCGATCGTCGGCGCATCGTTTACCGGGGTGACCGTAACCGAGACATTGCCCTCTGCACTGCGCCCCGTACCGTCACCGACCGTATAGGTAAAGCTGTCCGGACCGTTGTAGTTCGCGGCCGGGGTGTAGGTGACCGTCCCGTTCGGATTGAGCGTTGCCGTACCGTGGCCCGCGGATGAGACGGCAGCCACAAAGAGCGTATCGCCGTTTTGGTCCGTATCGTTCGCCAGGACGTTGAGTGTCGCGTTGGTATCTTCATCGAGGGTCAGGCTGTCGCCCACCGCGACCGGTGCATACTCGTTGCGCTTGACGACCAGGTCGAAGACCCGGTTGTTCATGACCAGGCTGTTCGCCACCGTCGCTTTGAGCGCCACGGCCACATCCGCCGTATCGCTGCGCGTCACGGCACCGGTAGCGACATCAATGACGCCCGCAGGCGTCGCCGACCATGTCAGGTTCAGATCCGGGGTATCGAATGGTGCTGCGGCAGGATCGCTCAGCACCAGATCGGCCGTAATACTCGCATTGGCCGTATTCGTCCCGAGATAGGTGATATTGTTTGTAAGGGCATCTTCAACCTCTGCCAGCGCGGCGATCATCGGGTCGACGTAGGTTCCCGTTTCGATCTCCTGCGCGACCTGGGTCGTGTTCATGTCGTCGAGTGTCGTCGTCAGATCGCTGACGGCTGTGAGATCGCCGTTTTCGATCGCCCCCTCCGCCGCTTCGGCATAGGTATTGATGGTTTCGCCGAAACCGTCCAATTCGCTCACCGTCGTGACATTGGCAGCGAGTGCATCGATCGTCCCCGCCAGCGTTTCGACGAAAGTCGTGATCGACGGATCGAGCGTAACGCCCTTGTCGGTACTGACCTTTGCGGCGAGCTCGGTCGCATTGAAGTCGCCGCTGAACGTTGTCGAAGCCAGCGATTCAAACACCTGCGCATAGGCCTCGTCAAAGGTCTCGCCGTCGCTTTTCGTGGCCGCGGTCAACACTTCGGCGACCTTCTGCACTTTCTGTGCCGCCATAAAGCTGTCGCTGTCGAGCATCGGGTCGATTTTCACCGCATCGGCGCTGATCCCCAGATTGGCGGCGACCGCATCGGCCGCCGTATCGAACGTCATCGTCGGGTCCGAAGCCATGATCGCCGCGACATAGGTTGTCAGCGGCGAAAGGACGATGGGACGAGTCGCGTCATAGACGGTTGAGAGCCGCCCTTCAAAAGGGAAGCCGGTACTGATATCGGTACCGCCGTAGGCGTAGATCTTTGTCCCGTCGGCGATCGTCCCCGCAAAAGCGAAGTCCCCGTTCGTATCGGTCACCGTCGACAGCTCCGTATCGTTATGTTCCCCTTCGCCGGTACTGTCGGCAAAGACGGTCGCACCCGACACATAGCCGTCAATGACTCCGCCGCTGCTTGCAGGGTCGCTGCTGCTGCCCCCGCCTCCACCGCCGCCGCAGCCACCGATCGTGAGCACGGCAGCCGCAGAGAGCATGATTTTTCTAAATTCAACCATAATCAACTCCTGAAGTTTTTTCCTACTGCAAGGTACAGGAAAAAAGTCAAAAAAAGTCAAAAAGTGAAGTGAAGCGAAGAATGGAGGTTTATGAAAGAATGTAACCCTGCTTGCTGAGATTTTTGATCTGGAGTTCCGGTACACGTTTCCGCAGGGAGTAAACGACCGTTTTTAAAGAAGATGAAGAGACCTCGCCGTCGGCCCAGATGGCAAACTCGAGATCGTTGTAGCTCACCACCTGGTGGCGGTGCGCCACCAGATGCGCCAGCAGAACGTTCTGTTTGACCGTCAGCGTCACTTCCGTACCGTTGACGTAGAGACGGCCGTCGGAGGGGTCATAGGTGTGATGGGGGGAGAGATCGATAGTGCCGCCGCTTTGCGTGTCTTCCTCGCAGGGGGAGCGTTCCTGCATACGGTGCCGGGCCGTGCGGAGGACCGTTTCGAGCTCCTCCGGGCCGAAAGGCTTCATGACGTATCCGTAAGCCAGGGGGCGGAACGCCCGCTGCAGGGTCTCGTTGTCGCAGTAGGCCGTGATATAGATGATCGGTACTGCGTGTTTTTCCCAGATCTTGTCGCTCAGGGAGAAACCGTCTATATTCCCCCGGATGTTCACATCCATCAGCAGCAGCGCGGGGAGCTCCTCTTCGAGGGCCGCAATGACGGAGAGGGCGTTGTCGAATGTGCCGATCACCCGGATGCCCCACCCTTTGAGGAGACTGGCGATATAGCGGGCCGTCAGCATTTCATCTTCAACGACCATTACGGAGTCAATCATGCCTGTTCCTCCTTTGCGTCAAATGCCACGCTAATCGTCACGCCGCCGTCGGAAATAATATCCAACGTACTGTTGTCCAAACTCTTGACAAGGTCCGACATCAGCATCATCCCGATCCCTTCTGACGTCGGCCCCTCTTCGCTGATCCCCTTGCCGTAATCGCGTATCTGCAGGGTATAGCTGTCACTGTCGCGGTGCACGAGCCGGATGAGGATCTCACCGTTTTGTTCACCGTGATAGGCGTGCTTGATCGCATTGGTCACGCCTTCATTGACGATCAGACCGATCGCCAATGCATTTCGGATTCCCATGCGGATGGACTTTTCGCATTCGCAATGGATCTGCACCGTCGATATTTTCTGAAGGTTCTGCGTCAGCATCTGCAGATAGTGGTGCATGTCGATGTCTTCGAAATCATCCGCGCCGTAGAGGTTTTCATGCACCATCGCCATCGCCCGCAAACGGCCGATATTTTCGGTGAAATATTTTCGGTACTTCGGATCTTCAATCTTTTCGGACTGCAGCCACAGCAGGCTCATGATGACCTGCATGTTGTTCTTGACGCGGTGGTGAAGCTCCCGGAGCATCACTTCCCGCTCCCGTGCCGTTTTTGCCAGGCGCACTTCATAATCCACGCGCATCTGTTCGAAATAGTAGACGACGAACGAGATGGCGACATAGCCGACAAACATCTGGATGAGGAGTCCCGCAGGGAAAATGGGGTCGCCGATATCGAGCGCGCTCAGCAACAGTACCGCGCCGATGCCCGATGCATTCAGCACGCTCCACCGGATCCCCCGTTCCAGCCCGTGCTGGGCGAAGACGTAGATCGGCAGCGACGCCGTCCAGAAGAGTGCGGAGTCTTTTTCAAACCCGTCGATGTGCAGCGAGAGAATGGCCAGTCCCGAAATCACCCCGACAAGGATGCTCGAGGTCGTTGCCAGCTCGACCCTCCGGCTGCGGAACAGGGCATTGTTGATCAGGATGATCACGATCCCGAACAGTTCGAGGATGGCAAGCGTCTCAAAACCGTGGGTCAGGTTGTTGTAAATGTCCATCGCCAGGACCAGGACCGCGAAGATCGTTATAAGGTTCGCAATGACGGAACGTTTATGCTCGATCGAGTCTTCGGGATAGTCGATATTGTCGCGGATGATTTTTTTGCACCAGGAAGAACAGAACATTCAGCCATCATAGCATGTTTTTATGCCTGTTTCATTAGCACGCTTCGAATGCGCCGCAGCGACCTAGCGCGCGGAATTTTTCTCCTCTGCCTCTTCCATACACGCGATCAGTTCCGTCTGCATATAGGCGCCCTGGAGTTTGGCCAGTCCGGCGTCATGCAGGTTCTGCTGATCCGTATTTAGCGCCGCGTCGTTGTCCGCGACCCGGTCGTGGATGCTCTGAAGCGCCGTCCCGGCCAGGGTTTCCGCCGAAGCGGAATCAACCATCTCCCGCAAACCGTCGAGCCCCTCGGCGGGAACCGGAAGATTGCAGTAGTAATCCCTTGTCGACGTCAGCCCCCAGTAGCAAAACCCCAGCGAGAGGTAAAAATCGAGCGACTGGGGGACGCAGACCGCTTTGAAACGCCGGACATGCGAATGCACGGCCAGTTCGAATACCCACTGCAGCAGCATCAGCGCGTAGCCGTGCCGCCGGTGGCAGAGCGGGGTGAGGATATTGTGGATGGTCAAATATTCGTAATAGCGGTCGATCTTGTAGAAGAGGTAGCACAGATGTTCCCCCGTGTCGTCGGTGAGGATGACGCTTCCCCCGGCGTTCCAGCTGTAATGGCGGTCCCACCACCGCAGCGCCTGGTCGGCGAACCCCCTGCTCTTCGCATCGCCGATCTGCGCGATGGAATCAAGGTACTCTTTTCGGTTGACATCGATAACACGGTAAGGCATAGGCGCCCCTTTGCAAGCCAATAATAATGCTTGAAAAGAGCAAACTTCACAGAGGTATTATGAGTGACAGAGTTGTACTGTGTCCACTATAACACTCCGGCGGTGTCTGCGGGCTTCACGGGTGTATAATATGTAACCATTCAGGCAAACTCCCTCCTTCTCCTTCGGCGCACCTGCATTTCAGCTTGCGATGTATCTGATTTTGAGATATGATACAGCACAAGAAAGATGATAGAGTGAGTTTCATCTTGGTTAGTTAAGTATTGAAGGCATTCTTTCCTCAATTTTTTCGATACCTTGCAGAGTGCTCCACATTCAATTTCGACGACTACATTACACAAGGACTTGCTTTGGCAGATCTTAAAAAGGGAACCGTTAAGTGGTTCAACAGTGAAAAAGGCTATGGGTTCATCTCCCCTGAAGACGGCGGTAAAGACGTATTTGTACACTTTCGCCAGGTCAACAGAAGCGGTTACGGCCGTGTCGAACTCCAAGAAGGTCAGGAAGTGACTTTCGAGATCGGCGAAGGGCAGAAAGGCCCGCAGGCAGAGAACGTTACTCCGCTCTAAGCCCCTATCGGCGGAACGCTCCGCCGTCGGGACACCTTTTAAAACCCTTCAGCGTCCTGGAGGATTTTAAAAGATGCCCTTCCCCGGCTTGGAAAATCCAGGCTAGGCTTCCGGCGCGTTTACCGCTGCCGGTTCCGTTTCCTCTTCGGGAACGTAGATCTCCGGAAGCGGCACATAATCATCGCTTTTCTTGACCTCTTTCTTGAGGCGTTTCGCCTCTTTCTTCTGCTTTTTATCCAGTTCCCGGCGCCGTTTTTCGAATGTCTGCGTACTGCGGGCCATCAGCGCGCTCCCGCTTTCATCTGCGAGAGATAGGCTGCGACATCTTCCGCGCGCATCGGCTGCTCTTTGCGGCGGTCATTCTGTGCGTCGCGCTTTTTGTCACGCTGCCCCTGGCGCGGCTTGGCATCCGTACGCTCGTTACCGTTGCGTGCCGGCCGTTTGCCCGAAGCGTTCGTTTTCGGCTTGGATGAGGATACCACTTTTTCGGGCAGACGGGTTTCGAACCCTTCGACCGTTTTTTGCGGGATCGACGCCTTGATCAGCTTTTCGATGTTGCGAAGGTATTCGGCCTCTTCGGCGCAGACCAGCGAAACGGCCTCGCCCTCGTTGCCCGCGCGCCCCGTACGGCCGATGCGGTGCACGTAGTCTTCGGGCACGTTCGGCAGCTCGAAATTGACGACGTGCGGCAGCTGGTCAATATCGATCCCGCGCGCCGCGATGTCCGTCGCCACGAGGACGCGGACCCGCTTCGCCTTGAAGGCCGCCAGTGCCTTGGTGCGTGCGTTCTGTGTCTTGTTGCCGTGGATCGCCTCGGATGGGATGCCGTCAGATATTAGCTGCTTGCACAGGCGGTTCGCCCCGTGCTTCGTCCGCGTGAAGACCAGGATCTGCTCCCAGCCGTTGGATGTGATGAGCGTGGAGAGCAGTGCGCGCTTGCGGTCCTGCTTGACCGGGTAGACGACCTGTGCGACACGCTCGGAAGCTGTGTTGCGGCGGGCGACTTCGATGAGCGCCGGGCTGTGCAGCAGGCCGTCGGCCAGCGTCTTGATCTCATCGGAGAAGGTCGCGGAAAAGAGCAGCTTCTGCGCCTTTTTCGGGACGAGCTTGAGCACCTTCTTGATGTCGTGAATAAACCCCATATCGAGCATGCGGTCCGCCTCGTCGAGAATAAGCAGCTCGATGCGCGAAAGGTCGATGTTCTTCTGATTCGCATGGTCGAGCAGGCGCCCCGGCGTCGCCACGACAATGTCCACGCCGCCGCGCAGTTTATTGATTTGCGGGTTGATGTTGACCCCGCCGAAGATCACCGCCGAGTTCAGCTTCAGGTGTTTGCCGTAGGTTTCGACGCTCTGTCCCACCTGTGCGGCCAGTTCACGTGTCGGCGTCAACACCAGTGCACGGACGGGACGTTTGCCCTTGGAGGGTGCCGCTTGCGAGAGCAGCTGCAGCATCGGCAGGGTAAAGCCCGCCGTTTTGCCCGTGCCCGTCTGGGCGCCGGCAAGGAGATCTTTCCCGCTGAGCACGACGGGGATCGCCTGTGCCTGGATGGGAGTAGGTTCGCTGTAGCCGGTATCGGCGACAGCACGCAAAAGAGGCTCTGACAAGCCCAGTGTTGAAAATGACATATGTATTCCTGTCAATGAGGGGAGAGTGTAAGATCCTCTTAGGATCCGTACGTTCCCTCAAGCCTGCCAAACATCCGAAAACATTATCGATCCAGGCTATATGGTAAAAAAATTGTTAAGGTAATCAGTAGATGCGCTAAGCGATCAAAGAAGTACGAAAACGGAGACAGTCGCAGACCGTGGTGCGCTGAAAGTATTGACATTATACCATAACCCGCACTCCTTCGGTTCGCAGCCTGCACCGGACCGACAATGACAATCTTCTTCTTGGCCACCGGGGCACCGTGCCCTGAAGGTTTCAGGCTATAATAGTTCCCATTGGAATGCCGTCTTCCCCGCGGTATGAAAGGGAGCAGATGTATTACTACATCGTCAAAATCATCACCACGACGCTGCTGATCGTCGTGATCTCCGAAATCTCCAAAAGAAGCACCCTCATAGGGAGTATCCTCGCTTCGATCCCCCTTGTCTCGGTCCTGGCGATGATCTGGCTCTATGTCGACACCGGGGATACCCAAAAAGTGACGGAACTCTCCTACAGCATATTCTGGCTGGTTATTCCGTCGCTGACACTGTTCCTCTCCCTTATGCTGATGCTCAAGCGGGGCGTCGGGTTTTTTCCGGCCATGGCGCTTTCGATTGTCGTAACCGTTCTGGCCTACTATCTGATGATCGCGCTTCTGGAGAAGTTCAATATCAAGCTGTAGCAGTGAAGACACCCTGAAGAACGCCCCGAGGTGTAAACAAGGAGAATGCAATGATGGAAAAAATGCCGATCGGAAAAGCCTTTACGCTGATGGAGCCCGGCCCGGTCGTCCTTGTGACGACCAAAGACGGAGAAAAAAACAATATCATGACCATCTCCTGGACGATGGTGATGGATTTTACGCCGGTGTTCGCCATCACCACAGGTCCGTGGAACTACTCGTATGCCGCGCTGCAACAAATGCGCGAGTGCGTCATTGCGATCCCTACCGTCGACCTCATCGACACGATCGTCGGCATCGGCACCTGCAGCGGCTCGGATACGGACAAATTCGGGAAATTCGGGTTGACGCCGCTCCATGGCGGATTTGTCGGCGCACCGCTGATCAAAGAGTGCCTGGCGAACATCGAGTGCACGGTCGTCGATATCATCGAAAAGCACAACATCATCGTACTCGAAAGCGTGGCCGCATGGTTCGACCATACACGACAGGAGCAGCGGACTCTTCACGCCGTCGGCGACGGTACTTTCATCGTCGACGGCGAAAGACTCGACCGCAAGCGGATGATGCGTTCAAAACTTCCTGACGGCATCTGACACGCAAGGAAAGGTGTTTAAAAGCTCCAAAATATAAATCTTAGTATTTTATTTTTTCCATGCCATCCAAGCCTCTTCAACTTGCCTTCCAATTACTTTCTCATCATTTGCGTGTTTTTCCATGTATTGTTCTTTGAATTTTTTTGCACTTAAAATAAGATTAGCATCTGATAAGTTGTCATTTTCTATTTTTGCTAACGTATCCCAAATCTGACTACTTAGTTCAAGATCTGATTCTTCTTGCATAGCAGCAAAATCGAGTAGATGTGAAACTGAAGTATCACCATCACCTTTTGCAAGCGATAAGTAATCAATAATTGCAATGGGATGCATTACATAATATCCATCATGTCCATCTGGATTTATCATTGAATGCATTTTGTCCCATGTACACAGTACTTTTGCTATACCTGAAGAAACATAATCTCCAGACAAATAACATATTACACGTGCATCATGTCTGATCAGTACATCAGCTCGTGTCAAATGTTTTTCAATTACAAA is a genomic window of Sulfurimonas sp. HSL1-2 containing:
- a CDS encoding tandem-95 repeat protein, translating into MVEFRKIMLSAAAVLTIGGCGGGGGGGSSSDPASSGGVIDGYVSGATVFADSTGEGEHNDTELSTVTDTNGDFAFAGTIADGTKIYAYGGTDISTGFPFEGRLSTVYDATRPIVLSPLTTYVAAIMASDPTMTFDTAADAVAANLGISADAVKIDPMLDSDSFMAAQKVQKVAEVLTAATKSDGETFDEAYAQVFESLASTTFSGDFNATELAAKVSTDKGVTLDPSITTFVETLAGTIDALAANVTTVSELDGFGETINTYAEAAEGAIENGDLTAVSDLTTTLDDMNTTQVAQEIETGTYVDPMIAALAEVEDALTNNITYLGTNTANASITADLVLSDPAAAPFDTPDLNLTWSATPAGVIDVATGAVTRSDTADVAVALKATVANSLVMNNRVFDLVVKRNEYAPVAVGDSLTLDEDTNATLNVLANDTDQNGDTLFVAAVSSAGHGTATLNPNGTVTYTPAANYNGPDSFTYTVGDGTGRSAEGNVSVTVTPVNDAPTIGGTPTTSVDQDAPYSFTPSSGDVDGDTLTFSIANPPAWAAFDPATGALTGTPGNGDVGTTADINISVTDGIATVSLPLFSVTVVNVNDAPTISGTPATSVNQDAPYSFTPGAGDIDGDTLTFSIQNKPSWATFDTATGALSGTPGNADVGTTTGIVISVSDSLLTASLAAFDLEVINVNDAPTASAASFQVPTNTLLDGDLSPYASDIDVGDTLTFTQVGTLAGLTLNSDGTFTFTSASEGNFTFDYEVSDGTLTSAPATVTISVVANLSPVAGDFAVSTDEDTAVLIDVVAHTSDSDGSVDAMTVAAFGATDGNLSVNPTTGVVTYMPNANFNGTDSFTYTIQDNQGATSLPATVTVTVAPVNDAPTIDPIGNPPAVAVSAPIYEVPVSIADVDGDALTLDAVSSNTGVASVSANGTTVAVDPTGIGTATVTVTVSDGILTAQETFTVNVVADPVLTDYSFYDGQYLYDYWLEDNGTANVPMYTQHLLNNGAIDRLTYIHTVDNNWSEVPIDPNMVTWDEINAVWVPDSDLQIDYTISADALTLSFQHEAIRIGTVTDLSGQTLDIPTGSGTTMPVTFSSGAKQHELLYKAVTEIFYTHWSNGLGYTTLEDHMNADGTFYWTTGSWPWQSAIVTQKNAGGSAAVDSNGSDITTLTLGMTGNLVIDGNNSEVVGTWWVDTLPNDTNLIVRTDLNTSLVDYALYNEGEPSFTLIHNGQVYWGAYNPPMTDFIVGGDGAGYNQTAMNDILSAFANYTPPAPPMTVDDYWAISNTYINSKAEWDGLTKAQVSDLFGLELWGVWPQTDGNGVVYAVDSDAVYVDANGTVLFKDINGTVMDSNAYTVISGGTELNISIPPSGHLYAHLGDVYDQAALEAMFGITMPAGSMGYRPAHLRLSDEFDFYHTLTSYDINYSSMTFTNLADFVAANQGGLSGYVFDVNGNTGIQFGAGDSYTDINSNGTAMLIDFSNPQVPSVVESGTWYVQDDGINGHIIVVDLPSRSMPYAATVKNDGISDYVTGGDKNPAFTGDIEMKFNAIARDALIAYFMSGGGSSTPTTANDATLVGAWALGGTTTMDALLIIADNDKYMAVQQVLGTNGVIGGVEVGQYTLDASGNFTSASPLINTNAGDTAVGATVSDNGNDTATLTSIDGSAVFNRLSSAISTEAGAWIVNQSTTGNIKFVIMVLDGAGNYMVADIDDSYGSEVVGTEPGTVGRYNMTEFGTYVVEANNTVTMTPAATTDEGAVCTDTDTSGCDTIAGDTNMEFGLTVDDTLGSQVPVNLTVSFDATNNYMTVGGDMVFVRVVPGGPVIFP
- a CDS encoding histidine kinase dimerization/phosphoacceptor domain -containing protein, producing the protein MFCSSWCKKIIRDNIDYPEDSIEHKRSVIANLITIFAVLVLAMDIYNNLTHGFETLAILELFGIVIILINNALFRSRRVELATTSSILVGVISGLAILSLHIDGFEKDSALFWTASLPIYVFAQHGLERGIRWSVLNASGIGAVLLLSALDIGDPIFPAGLLIQMFVGYVAISFVVYYFEQMRVDYEVRLAKTAREREVMLRELHHRVKNNMQVIMSLLWLQSEKIEDPKYRKYFTENIGRLRAMAMVHENLYGADDFEDIDMHHYLQMLTQNLQKISTVQIHCECEKSIRMGIRNALAIGLIVNEGVTNAIKHAYHGEQNGEILIRLVHRDSDSYTLQIRDYGKGISEEGPTSEGIGMMLMSDLVKSLDNSTLDIISDGGVTISVAFDAKEEQA
- a CDS encoding GNAT family N-acetyltransferase, producing MPYRVIDVNRKEYLDSIAQIGDAKSRGFADQALRWWDRHYSWNAGGSVILTDDTGEHLCYLFYKIDRYYEYLTIHNILTPLCHRRHGYALMLLQWVFELAVHSHVRRFKAVCVPQSLDFYLSLGFCYWGLTSTRDYYCNLPVPAEGLDGLREMVDSASAETLAGTALQSIHDRVADNDAALNTDQQNLHDAGLAKLQGAYMQTELIACMEEAEEKNSAR
- a CDS encoding DNA-binding response regulator, which produces MIDSVMVVEDEMLTARYIASLLKGWGIRVIGTFDNALSVIAALEEELPALLLMDVNIRGNIDGFSLSDKIWEKHAVPIIYITAYCDNETLQRAFRPLAYGYVMKPFGPEELETVLRTARHRMQERSPCEEDTQSGGTIDLSPHHTYDPSDGRLYVNGTEVTLTVKQNVLLAHLVAHRHQVVSYNDLEFAIWADGEVSSSSLKTVVYSLRKRVPELQIKNLSKQGYILS
- a CDS encoding cold-shock protein, with amino-acid sequence MADLKKGTVKWFNSEKGYGFISPEDGGKDVFVHFRQVNRSGYGRVELQEGQEVTFEIGEGQKGPQAENVTPL